In one window of Microbacterium dextranolyticum DNA:
- a CDS encoding 3-isopropylmalate dehydrogenase encodes MSRVVTLAVIPGDGIGPEVVAEAEKVLDAVTAGSEVAFEKTRFSLGATRYLETGDTLTDDDLAAIASHDAILLGAVGGVPGDPRLKDANIERGLLLKLRFSLDHYVNLRPSKLYTGASGPLAEPGEIDFVVVREGTEGPYVGNGGSIRTGTPHEVANETSVNTAFGVERVVRYAFAQAQRRRRSLTLVHKTNVLVHAGGMWKRIVDAVATEYPEVAVDYIHVDAATIFLVTNPGRFDVIVTDNLFGDILTDLAGAVTGGIGLAASGNINPDGAFPSMFEPVHGSAPDIAGQQKADPTAAILSVALMLDHLGLTDEAARVTRAVEADIANRGTAARTTAEVGDAIVAAVQA; translated from the coding sequence ATGTCGCGCGTCGTCACTCTGGCCGTCATCCCCGGCGATGGCATCGGTCCCGAAGTCGTCGCCGAGGCGGAGAAGGTCCTCGATGCGGTGACCGCCGGCTCCGAGGTTGCCTTCGAGAAGACGCGGTTCTCGCTCGGTGCGACGCGCTACCTCGAGACCGGTGACACGCTCACCGACGACGACCTCGCCGCGATCGCGTCACACGACGCGATCCTGCTCGGCGCGGTCGGCGGCGTGCCCGGCGACCCGCGGCTGAAGGATGCCAACATCGAGCGGGGTCTGCTGCTGAAGCTGCGGTTCTCGCTCGATCACTACGTGAACCTGCGTCCGTCGAAGCTCTACACCGGCGCGTCCGGCCCGCTCGCGGAACCGGGCGAGATCGACTTCGTCGTCGTGCGCGAGGGGACCGAGGGGCCCTACGTCGGCAACGGCGGGTCGATCCGTACCGGCACGCCCCACGAGGTGGCCAACGAGACGTCGGTCAACACCGCCTTCGGGGTCGAACGCGTCGTCCGGTACGCGTTCGCGCAGGCGCAGCGCCGCCGCCGCTCGCTGACCCTGGTGCACAAGACGAACGTGCTGGTCCATGCCGGCGGCATGTGGAAGCGCATCGTAGATGCCGTGGCCACCGAGTACCCCGAGGTCGCCGTAGACTATATCCACGTCGATGCGGCCACCATCTTCCTGGTCACGAACCCGGGCCGTTTCGATGTGATCGTCACCGACAACCTCTTCGGCGACATCCTCACCGACTTGGCCGGCGCCGTCACCGGAGGCATCGGCCTCGCCGCATCGGGGAACATCAACCCCGACGGCGCGTTCCCCTCGATGTTCGAGCCCGTGCACGGCTCGGCGCCGGACATCGCAGGCCAGCAAAAGGCCGACCCCACGGCCGCGATCCTCTCCGTCGCCCTCATGCTCGATCACCTCGGGCTCACGGACGAAGCCGCGCGCGTCACCCGCGCCGTCGAGGCGGACATCGCGAACCGAGGGACCGCCGCCCGCACGACCGCAGAGGTCGGCGACGCCATCGTCGCGGCTGTCCAGGCGTAG